A DNA window from Engystomops pustulosus chromosome 6, aEngPut4.maternal, whole genome shotgun sequence contains the following coding sequences:
- the PIGT gene encoding GPI transamidase component PIG-T, translating into MAAVRLLIPVLLALAGGDATPRAHGDSFQEELLLSPLRSGDIAATFQFRTRLDSDLRQERVSHYRLFPKVLGQVISKYSIQELHLSFTQGFWRTRSWGKPLLQAPAGAELWVWFQESVQDVDKNWKELTNILSGIFCASLNFIDSTNTVTPTASFKPLGLANVTDHHLLRYATLPREIVCTENLTPWKKLLPCGSKVGLASLLEAERLYHSSYHSQSVHIRPVCRDAGCSAVSWELRQMLTVVFDMYTNGLGKRDWSLFKMFSRTVTEPCPLATQSKIYVDSGYDKKEIDLFEVTPSSSQDVEVPVHGDERVYALYDLLEPELFNTSRNLNVALKWKGGSDSGQPHPPVFHAERYVSGYGLQTGVINTMIYNNHPYRAFPVMFLETVPWYLRLYVHTLTIMTKGKENKPSYIHYVPAKDRQLPHLLEMLIQLPPNSITKISIQFERALLKWTEYPPDPNHGFYISPSVLSVLIPSVRNMKTDELEGSPLFSTIFPSSDGSSYFMRLYTEPLLVNLPTPDFSMPYNVICLTCTVVAVGYGSFYNLLTRTFQVEDNKKGGLAMKIANIIRRLRGVAPL; encoded by the exons ATGGCGGCGGTGCGGCTCCTGATCCCTGTGCTGCTGGCGCTGGCCGGAGGGGACGCTACACCCCGGGCACATGGAGACTCCTTCCAGGAGGAGCTGCTCCTCTCCCCGCTGCGCTCCGGGGACATCGCCGCCACATTCCAGTTCCGGACCCGCCTGGACTCCGACCTGCGGCAGGAGAGAG TTTCTCACTACAGGTTATTCCCTAAAGTCCTGGGCCAAGTGATCTCTAAGTACTCCATCCAGGAGCTGCACCTCTCCTTCACCCAGGGGTTCTGGCGCACCAGGTCCTGGGGGAAGCCCTTGCTGCAGGCTCCTGCCGGGGCCGAGCTCTGGGTCTGGTTCCAGGAATCTGTGCAGGA CGTTGACAAAAACTGGAAGGAACTCACTAACATCCTGTCCGGAATCTTCTGCGCTTCGCTAAACTTCATAGACTCCACTAACACCGTGACGCCAACCGCATCCTTCAAGCCTCTGGGATTGGCCAATG TCACCGATCACCACCTCCTGAGATATGCCACGCTGCCCAGAGAGATCGTCTGCACCGAGAACCTCACCCCATGGAAGAAGCTGCTGCCCTGTGGCTCCAAG GTCGGCCTGGCATCACTACTAGAGGCTGAGCGCCTGTACCACAGCAGTTACCACTCCCAGTCTGTGCACATCCGCCCCGTGTGTAGG gatgcaggctgctccgccgtcTCCTGGGAGCTGAGGCAGATGCTGACTGTGGTGTTTGACATGTATACCAACGGACTTGGGAAAAGAG ACTGGTCTCTCTTTAAGATGTTTTCCCGTACAGTCACTGAGCCTTGTCCTCTGGCAACTCAAAGCAAAATCTATGTGGACTCTGGATATGACAAG AAAGAGATTGACCTGTTTGAAGTCACTCCGTCCTCTTCGCAGGACGTTGAGGTTCCTGTCCATGGAGATGAGCGGGTGTATGCATTGTATGACCTTCTAGAACCGGAGCTTTTCAACACTTCTAGAAACTTGAATGTGGCACTAAAGTGGAAAGGAGGATCAGATTCCG GTCAGCCCCATCCTCCCGTCTTCCATGCGGAGCGCTATGTCAGCGGCTATGGCCTGCAGACCGGAGTGATTAATACCATGATTTATAACAACCATCCATACCGAGCCTTCCCCGTCATGTTCCTGGAGACGGTCCCCTGGTACCTCCGCCTCTACGTCCATACACTGACCATTATGACCAAGGGCAAAGAAAACAAACCCA GTTATATCCATTATGTTCCAGCCAAGGATCGCCAGCTCCCCCATCTCTTAGAGATGTTAATCCAGCTGCCTCCTAATTCCATCACGAAGATTAGTATCCAGTTTGAGAGGGCACTGCTGAAGTGGACGGAGTACCCTCCTGACCCCAATCATGGCTTCTACATCAG CCCTTCAGTACTGAGTGTCCTGATCCCCAGTGTAAGGAACATGAAAACCGATGAGCTGGAAGGAAGCCCGCTCTTCTCCACCAT ATTCCCATCATCGGACGGTTCCAGTTACTTCATGCGGTTGTACACGGAGCCTCTGCTGGTGAACCTGCCGACCCCTGACTTCAGCATGCCCTATAACGTCATCTGCCTGACCTGTACCGTGGTGGCGGTGGGTTACGGCTCCTTCTATAACCTCCTCACAAGGACTTTCCAAGTGGAGGACAATAAGAAGGGGGGACTGGCCATGAAAATCGCCAATATCATTCGCAGGTTACGCGGCGTGGCGCCTCTATGA